The sequence below is a genomic window from Lentimicrobium saccharophilum.
GCCCTCAGCGATGATCTCCCGGTAAAGGAATCCATCGCCTGCGTGATCCAGGCCGGCAGAACCCGACTCCGTCCGGTATTGCTTACCGCTGTAACTACCATTCTCGGACTTATACCGCTGGCCGTAGGATTGAACATAGATTTTGAGGGCCTTTTCGCAAGATTTGACCCGGACATTTATTTCGGAGGCGACAACGCAATTTTCTGGGGGCCGCTCTCCTGGACGGTCATCTTCGGGCTTACCTTTGCCACTTTTCTTACCCTCGTGGTCGTGCCGGCCATGTATCATCTCTTTTATATGGTCCGGCTTAAAGTAAGGGCTTTCGCTGGCAGAAAAGCTTAGTTTTGTCAGTTTTTACTTTAAACGGGATGCATTGGTCATCCCGTTTTTCCGTTTTTATAAGCCGGCGCCGGGGAAGGCTGATTAAAATCCTGACCCATACAATAAAATCTGCAAATTTTTTGTTGATATATGTAAATAGTAACATGTGAAGCGGCCTGAGCTCCCGCTTCTGAAAACCTGAAATTATGTTCAATACCACCCGGATGGGGAAACGCAGGTCATACCTTGCATGGATACTGGTATTTTTGCAGTTTTTGCTGATCGGACTGATACTGCTGACCAGTCCTGTCACCAATCTGAAGTTGTGGGTCATTGGGTTTATCCTTGCCGGCATCGCGTTGGGGCTTTATGCCATTTATACCATCAGAATCGGAAATTTTAACATCAGCCCTCATGTTAAACCACACGGAAGGATGGTTGCCCACGGGCCTTACCGGCTAATGCGCCATCCGATGTACACGGCCATATTACTGACCATCTGGCCAATGGTAGCCGGGCATTTCAGCTATATCAGGCTGGCGTTCGCCATTGCC
It includes:
- a CDS encoding methyltransferase family protein, whose translation is MFNTTRMGKRRSYLAWILVFLQFLLIGLILLTSPVTNLKLWVIGFILAGIALGLYAIYTIRIGNFNISPHVKPHGRMVAHGPYRLMRHPMYTAILLTIWPMVAGHFSYIRLAFAIALTIVLVVKLHIEEDYLKKAFIPYREYTRSTFRLIPFIW